The Candidatus Zixiibacteriota bacterium DNA segment CGATGTTTAAAAACGAACATTATCAAAAAGGTTTAGAGGCTCTTAATAACAAAGACCTTGAAAATGCATTTATCGAACTTAGCAGGGGTTTCGATATAGTTACTATTGGGAAATTTCCCAAGAGAACATACGATTTTCAACTTGAATATCTTTTCAGAAATGAACTTTTACGCGAGGATATTGTTGTAAAACATATAAAAAGCATAAAGAAACTTCTTGAAATACATCCCAATTATCCCGACCTGTATAATGAGTTGGGGATGAGTTATACGGTACTAACTCAATTCCATAGCGATCGCGCTATTGAAGCTTTCGAGAGAGCTTTAAAGCTTAACCCCGACTATAGAATAGCTTTGAAAAACCTGAAGCTGATTCAAAACGAACTTAAGGGATTGAAAACGCTATTAAAGGCAATATTAAAATGAAAAAAGAATCAATCATTAATTATTATGATAGAGAAACAATAGAAGGAACAGAGTTCAGGAGACTGTATTCGAATATAAAAAGCTCTTATGAGGGCGATTTAAAATCGGTAATGATTACATCATCGACAGTGGAGGAAGGCAAATCTACAATAGCGTCTTTTCTTTCCATATCGATTGCCGAGACATCGGGCGAAAAAATCCTGCTTTTAGATACTGATCTGCGCCGCCCTATGGTGCACAACTTTTTTAAGCTGCCAAAAGAAAATGGCTTAGCAGATATCCTTGATAAAAAATGCTCTATCAAACAAGCGATAAAACAAACCTCGATTCCAGATTTAAGCATAATTACCGCAGGCAAAGTTGATAGAGATCCGACGCTTTTATTGAATCAAAACAGACTCAGAGAAGTTTTTGAGGAATTGAAATTTTATTTTGATTTAATAATTGTAGATGTACCTCCGATAATCCCTGTTTCAGATCCGATAATAATAGCCAGCGAAGTCGATAGCGTATTATTGGTTATTCGTGTTGGCATGACACCCAAGGAAGTAGTGAAAAGAGCCGCTAATTTTCTTAAAAATTCCAAAATAAATATAGCTGGAGTTATCCTTAATAATTTTGAAGAAGTCTTGCCATATTATTATAGATCAAGGTATTACTCGAATAAATACTATAATAAAACCCGCCCTAAAATTAAAAATTAATGCAGCTATTATGCATTTCTGTGCATAAGCGAAATTGATTGCTATACTAATTTTGTCATAACAACTCAATTAATGTCTTATTGTTTGTGATTATACCCGTAAAATAATCTTTCTATATTTCGTATTCTATTGCCGTTTTGCGACTTACGCCATTAGCCCTCGTTTGTTTTTTGGGTTAGCAATAGTTGAATGATTTTAATTCAGTGAATGGCAGAGTATTTGCAATTCCCATAATCAAAAAAGGGTAGTACGACTCAAAATAATCAGGAGAATTCATGAGATATCAAAGTCCAATAGCAAATCCGCTTTCTCAATACTGGGAAGAAGGAACTGTTATCGGCAGCCAGAGCAAGCTCTGGAATGATGTTGCCATAAGGATAAAGTTTTTCAGCGGTGAATATTTTTTCGCAAATTTGGTTTTATTGGTTAATGCCATAAGCAATGTTTTGGCGATAAGGCCTATACTGAGCGTCGTGTCGAGAGTATATAGTATTTATGGTATTAAATGGGGATTAAAGCGATTGATTGATATTACTGGCGCCTTATTTGGCATTATTATATCGCTACCGTTTTATATTGTGGTGTCGATATTGATAAAAATAGATTCTCCTGGCCCCGTGTTCTTTTGTCAGCCAAGGATTGGCAAAAACCGCCGCCGCAATAATCGTCGCCTGATGAGTGTTGATGGCTGCCCTGAAAATCGCGCTGATGACCGCCGAAAGGCACCGGGATATGGCAAGGTTTTCAAGGTAATCAAATTCCGCACTATGCGTCAGGATGCTGAAAAACATACCGGACCGGTTTTAGCCACTCAGAATGATCCCAGAATCACTCGGCTGGGAAGATTTTTAAGAGCCACGCGTATCGATGAATTGCCCCAGTTTTTCAATATTTTAAAAGGCGATATGAGCTTAGTTGGTCCTCGTCCGGAAAGGGAATTCTTTATTAGTAAGCTCAGAAATATCATAAACAATTATGAGCATAGGCTGCTGGTGAAACCTGGTTTAACCGGTTTGGCTCAGGTTGAGCATAAATATGATGAATCTGTTGATGACACCAAGGTTAAGGTTAAATACGATATCGATTACATCCAGAATTTGAATATCATTCGGGATATTAAAATTATGTTCAAGACAATTTATGTTGTTTTGGCGGCTAAGGGGATGTAATAGGAATACTTTACGCATAGCAATTAAAGCGTTTGTCTAAGGGAAAGGTTTTGGCCTTTCCCTTTTTATTTTGGCGTTAAAAACGTTGTTTTCTTTGAACCCGGATCTTGCAGCCATGCCCGCCGGCCGGCAGGTTGGAATTTTATTATGGTGGTGATTATCATATAAGGCATTGCTATGAATCGATACTATTACACATTTGGTGTAAAAACTCACAGAAAAGTGAAGTATCAGATAACTATTTTGTTATTTTACAAACGTCAACACACCCCTAAATCCCCCGCCACTGGCGGGGGACTTTGAAAACAAATATCCTCAAGCAAAATCGTCCTGTTTTCCGAATTGGGACACCCGGAGAATATTTATTGATTTACGATAATATCAAATAGGTATGATTAACTAATAAAACAATTATTAGCCGTCTGAGGCGGCCTGCCTATTTTAGGTGATAGATGAGATAATATATCACCGCAGTAGTTTAGATATACGCACCGAATAGGCAGGTCTCGGAGAGACCTGCCCTACTGTTGGCTAACCATTATTATTGATAAAATCAATTTTGTTATCAGGAATAAGCATTTAATCTCATGGACAATAATATGATAGAAACAATATCAGGAACCAATTGAGAATGCAGAGCATTTTTATACCTTAGGATATCCATCCAGACAAACACCGCGGCGGACAATATCCTGAAGCATAGAGATGTTGATATCAGCAATCGGCTTGTTCTCACGCCTTCAAATATATTTTAGCTCAAGATTATTGGTAAAAGGTCAAACATTTCTGTCTATCCTACCAATGACATATATATAATGAGAATTACTAAAATATTTCCATTTTATTGATTATTTATCGATACAAGCTTTTATCAACAGTCCGAAGGAATCTCGCGGCTAGTGTACATCCTCGCGTGACAACTTAAATATCTATAGCTTTACCAATAATCTAATCTTTAAGCAGTTGCTTCCGATAATATTTAAAGATTGGATATAGATGTGTTAAAATTATTACGATAATAAAAAGAACTTGACATAGCTCATAATCAGGAGATTGGTTAATGCTTGCAGGCAAAACAATATTAGTAACCGGCGGTACGGGAACATTTGGCAAGAATTTTATTAAAACGATTTTTGAAAAATACCCAAAGGTTAAAAAGGTAGTTGTTTTTTCACGAGACGAATTGAAACAGTTTGAAATGCGTGATCAATACCCCGAATCGAAGTATCCGCAGATGAGGTTTTTTATCGGTGATGTGCGCGATAAAAACCGCATCAACAGAGCCTTGGAGGGAATTGACTATGTTGTGCATGCGGCCGCTTTGAAACAGGTGCCGGCCTGCGAATATAATCCCTTTGAGGCAATTAAAACAAATGTGTTGGGTGCTCAAAACATCATAGAAGCCTGCATAGATAGAAACGTAAAAAGAGTAGTAGCTTTAAGCACTGATAAAGCGGCGGCGCCAATTAATCTTTATGGTGCTACCAAGCTTTGTTCGGATAAGCTGTTTGTTTCAGCCAATAATTACAGAGGCAACAGAGACATCAGATTTTCGGTGGTTCGCTATGGCAATGTTATGGGAAGCCGGGGAAGTGTGATTCCATTTTTCCTGAAAAAACGCAAAGAAAAAGTTTTGCCGATAACCGACACCAGGATGACCCGTTTTAATATAACATTGAAACAAAGCGTGGAATTAGTTTTGTTTGCTATGGCTAACATGTGGGGCGGCGAAATATTTGTGCCAAAGATTCCCAGCTATCGCATTCTCGATCTTCTCGAAGCAATTGCTCCGGGTTGTGAGTACAAAATCATCGGTATTCGTCCCGGCGAAAAGCTTCATGAACAGATGATTACCGAAACCGATGCTATTAACTCTATCGAATTTAAGAATTATTTCGTTATACAGCCGTCAATGAATCTCTGGGATGTTGGCAAATACATGGAAACATTCGAGGGAAGCCGCTGCGCTAATGGTTATTCCTATGGCAGCGGAACGAATACCGAATGGCTGACAGTTGATGAATTGCGCAGCTTGATTCGCGAGCAAGTTGATTCGCAGTTTTCGGTTGAAGATATGCCAACAGTTTTAGAAAAGCGTCGAAAATCAAAGATGAAGATTGTCCGCCATGAGCTAAAGGATATTTTAGCCGGCAGTTAATTATAGTTGGAAGTATCATTATCGTTTTTATGAATCAAATTATTATGGCAGTATTTTAATTTATGTCAACATCAACCCAAAGTCATACAGGGTTTTTGCCGTATGGGAAACAGCATGTTTCTGAGGCTGATATTGAAGCCGTTATAAAGGTTTTAAAATCCGACTGGCTGACCCAGGGACCCGGAGTTCCGGCATTTGAGAAAATGCTGACTGAAAAAGTAGGGGCATCGCATACTGCGGTTTGTTCCAGCGGCACAGCTGCCCTGCATCTAACGATGCTTGCCTTAGGGATAGGTCCCGGTGATGAGATAGCGGTTTCCTCAAATACATTTCTTGCCTCGGCAAACTGCGCGAGATTTGTTGGAGCGGAAGTACGTTTTATTGATATTAATCCCTATAACGGCTTGATTGACCTTAAGTCGCTTAGCAAGGTTCTGCAAGCCGATGATAAGCATAAAATAAAAGCCATCATACCTGTTCATTTTGCCGGTCAGCCAGTAGAACTTACAGCTATACATTCTCTTGCTGTAGAGCATAGCGCCAAAGTTGTCGAGGATGCCTGCCATGCTGTCGGAGCTTGGTATGAACACGATGGTCATAGGCATAATATAGGCGGATGTTCTCATAGCGATATGACGGTATTCTCGTTCCATCCGGTTAAGCATGTGGCTATGGGCGAGGGCGGTGCCGTTACTACAAACCAGCCCGAGTTGATAAAAAGACTTCAATTGTTTCGCAATCATGGTCTGCAGAAAGAGGATTTCACTAACAATGATATGGCGCGGTCGCCGGATGGCAAAGTCAATCCCTGGTATTATGAAATGCATGAGCTGGGCTATAACTACCGTCTTACAGACATTCAGGCGGCGCTGGGATTAAGCCAGTTGGCGCGGCTTAGCTGGTCGTTAGAACGGCGGAATAAACTGGCCGATTGCTATCGAGAAGTGATTGACGGAACTTTCCCGGATGGCGGTATCCGTCCGCTTGATGTGCGCGATTCTGTCTTTCATGCATATCATTTGTTTACAGTGCTTATAGACTTTAACAGGTTCGGGGTATCGCGCGCGGATGTTATGAATCGTCTGCGTAAAGCAGGCATCGGAACGCAGGTGCATTATATTCCGGTTCCGCTTCAGCCATATTATCGAAAACGCTATGGAATCAAACCGGGCGATTTTCCGGGAGCGGAAAAATACTATGCCCGGGCGCTTAGTTTGCCTATGTATCCTGATTTAACAGGAGCTGATTGCGAATGGGTGATTGGTTCGCTGAAAACTATCATGGGAACAGCTTTATGAAAACCGTTATTATAGTGCAGGCAAGGATGACCTCATCCCGTCTGCCCGGCAAAGTGCTCAAGCGTATAATGGGCAAATGTTTGCTGGAGTATCAGATAGAACGTCTTCGGAGAGTGTCGCTTGCCGATGAAACAGTTATTGCAACAACAATAAATGACGCCGATATCCCGATAGTGGAACTGTGTCAACAATTGACGATACCATTTTTCCGCGGTTCGGAGAATGATGTGCTGGCAAGATATTATAATGCGGCGCTTAGATATAACGCGGATATAATAGCGCGCGTAACTTCAGATTGCCCCCTTATTGACCCAATTGTTATCGATAAGGTAATTGGTTTCTTTAAAGATAATTATAACATTTATGATTATGTTTCCAATGTGCAGGCAAGAACTTATCCGCGCGGCATGGACTGCGAGGTATTTTCATCGTCTATACTAAATGAAATATTTCATAAAGCATCTAAACATTCAGAACGCGAACATGTAACCCCCTATATATACAATCATCCTGAGCATTTTAGGATGGGTTCTGTAGCGTACTCTGAAGACCAGAGCCATCACCGCTGGACAGTAGATACACAAGAGGATTTTATTCTAATTAAAAACATACTTGAGAACATTTATCCCAAAAAACCAGCATTTACATTTGAGGATTGTTTGCTGTTGATTGGAGAGCATCCGGAATGGGCAAAGATAAACGCGCATATCGAACAAAGGAAGTGTGGAGTATGAGAATAGCAATTCGAGTAGATTCATCGACAACTATTGGTACGGGACATCTGATGAGGTGTTTGACATTAGCTGATTACCTTCGCGATAAAGGAGCGGATGTTGACTTTATATCTCGCGAACTGCCGGGAAATATGTGCAGCTACATCGAAGAGCAAAAATATCGCTTGCATCGTCTGCCGTTTGATAAGGAACTGCTTCAGAATGAATATATGGATGAATACGCTCGTTGGCTAATGGTTGGTCAGGACACCGATGCTGATCAAGTCCTGTCGATTCTACTTGAAAATATTGGCGCAATCGATTGGCTAATCGTTGATCATTACGGTCTTGACTATCGCTGGGAAAGACAGCTAAGAGCTTATGTCAGCCGTATCATGGTAATCGATGATCTGGCAAACAGAAAGCATGATTGCGATTTGCTATTAGACCAAAACCTGTATGAGAATCTTGAGTCGCGTTATAACAATTTGGTATCAAGTTATTGCAATAAACTTTTGGGACTGAAGTATGCTTTATTGCGTCCCGAATTTATTAAGGCAAGAAATAATGTGCAGAGACGCAATGGAAATATTAATCGCATTCTGATATTTTTCGGAGGTTCTGATATAACCAACGAAACTGCCAAGGCTCTCAAGGCAATTAAATCGTTAGGCCTATCTCAGACCGCTGTCGATGTGGTAATTGGAAATTCAAACCCGCATAGAAATAATATTGAATCGATAATCAAGGATATGGCTAATACAGGAGTTCACTGCCAGGTGAAGAATATGGCTCAGTTGATGGCAAAGGCGGATCTGGCAATCGGCGGCGGCGGTACCACCACTTGGGAGCGATGTTATCTCGGTTTGCCGACGATTACGATTTTGATTGCTGAAAACCAGAAAGCGATGATAAGAGCGGCTGGCAGACAAGGGTCATTATGGAATATGGATTGGCATTCGGAAGTTACAGTCGAGATGCTTGCGGAAAAGATAAAATGGGTTCTTGGGCATCCGGATGATGTTTTGACTGTTAGCGAGAATGCTTTACGGTTAATGCCCCAACATGATCATTCCTTAGAAAATAATGTAGTATCTGCAATGCTGGAGGAATGCCATGCTCGATATTAATGATTTTAACCTGCGAAAAATAAATGAGCAGGACTTGGAAACTTTATTGCGTTGGCGTAACTCCGACCGTGTGCGAACAAACATGTACACCGACCATATTATCTCTATGAAAGAACATAGAGCCTGGTTTAATCGAATCAAGGATGAGTCGACTGCATTGTATCTTATTTTTGAACATCTGGAGCATCCAATAGGGTTTGTCTATTTTACTCAGATAGATATTACAATAAGTAACTGCATGTGGGGTTTCTATCTTGGCGAACGAAACGTACCGAACAAAAGCGGCACGATTATGGGCTATATGTCATTGAATCATATTTTTGATGTAAACAAACTTCAAAGAGTAAATGGCGAAGTTCTTGCTTTCAATAAACCAAGTCAAAAATTTTTTCAGCGATTGGGATTTTCTGAAGTTGGTAGATTGAAAAATCATGCAATGAAAAACGATAAGTTAACGGATGTTGTGCAATTTTCTATTACCGCCGATGAATGGCGCAGAATTGGCAGAACGTCAGTGGAAAATTTGTTTCGGGATACTGTTAGAAGGTAAGTAATGAACTATGTGCTGGCAACAAGCCGTGTCTGGCATGAAAAGATGGCGAAAGATTTGCAGGAACAATCAGACAGCAGATTTGATTTAATCAGCAGAAAA contains these protein-coding regions:
- a CDS encoding CpsD/CapB family tyrosine-protein kinase yields the protein MKKESIINYYDRETIEGTEFRRLYSNIKSSYEGDLKSVMITSSTVEEGKSTIASFLSISIAETSGEKILLLDTDLRRPMVHNFFKLPKENGLADILDKKCSIKQAIKQTSIPDLSIITAGKVDRDPTLLLNQNRLREVFEELKFYFDLIIVDVPPIIPVSDPIIIASEVDSVLLVIRVGMTPKEVVKRAANFLKNSKINIAGVILNNFEEVLPYYYRSRYYSNKYYNKTRPKIKN
- a CDS encoding sugar transferase → MRYQSPIANPLSQYWEEGTVIGSQSKLWNDVAIRIKFFSGEYFFANLVLLVNAISNVLAIRPILSVVSRVYSIYGIKWGLKRLIDITGALFGIIISLPFYIVVSILIKIDSPGPVFFCQPRIGKNRRRNNRRLMSVDGCPENRADDRRKAPGYGKVFKVIKFRTMRQDAEKHTGPVLATQNDPRITRLGRFLRATRIDELPQFFNILKGDMSLVGPRPEREFFISKLRNIINNYEHRLLVKPGLTGLAQVEHKYDESVDDTKVKVKYDIDYIQNLNIIRDIKIMFKTIYVVLAAKGM
- the pseB gene encoding UDP-N-acetylglucosamine 4,6-dehydratase (inverting), whose protein sequence is MLAGKTILVTGGTGTFGKNFIKTIFEKYPKVKKVVVFSRDELKQFEMRDQYPESKYPQMRFFIGDVRDKNRINRALEGIDYVVHAAALKQVPACEYNPFEAIKTNVLGAQNIIEACIDRNVKRVVALSTDKAAAPINLYGATKLCSDKLFVSANNYRGNRDIRFSVVRYGNVMGSRGSVIPFFLKKRKEKVLPITDTRMTRFNITLKQSVELVLFAMANMWGGEIFVPKIPSYRILDLLEAIAPGCEYKIIGIRPGEKLHEQMITETDAINSIEFKNYFVIQPSMNLWDVGKYMETFEGSRCANGYSYGSGTNTEWLTVDELRSLIREQVDSQFSVEDMPTVLEKRRKSKMKIVRHELKDILAGS
- the pseC gene encoding UDP-4-amino-4,6-dideoxy-N-acetyl-beta-L-altrosamine transaminase, whose product is MSTSTQSHTGFLPYGKQHVSEADIEAVIKVLKSDWLTQGPGVPAFEKMLTEKVGASHTAVCSSGTAALHLTMLALGIGPGDEIAVSSNTFLASANCARFVGAEVRFIDINPYNGLIDLKSLSKVLQADDKHKIKAIIPVHFAGQPVELTAIHSLAVEHSAKVVEDACHAVGAWYEHDGHRHNIGGCSHSDMTVFSFHPVKHVAMGEGGAVTTNQPELIKRLQLFRNHGLQKEDFTNNDMARSPDGKVNPWYYEMHELGYNYRLTDIQAALGLSQLARLSWSLERRNKLADCYREVIDGTFPDGGIRPLDVRDSVFHAYHLFTVLIDFNRFGVSRADVMNRLRKAGIGTQVHYIPVPLQPYYRKRYGIKPGDFPGAEKYYARALSLPMYPDLTGADCEWVIGSLKTIMGTAL
- a CDS encoding glycosyltransferase family protein, whose amino-acid sequence is MKTVIIVQARMTSSRLPGKVLKRIMGKCLLEYQIERLRRVSLADETVIATTINDADIPIVELCQQLTIPFFRGSENDVLARYYNAALRYNADIIARVTSDCPLIDPIVIDKVIGFFKDNYNIYDYVSNVQARTYPRGMDCEVFSSSILNEIFHKASKHSEREHVTPYIYNHPEHFRMGSVAYSEDQSHHRWTVDTQEDFILIKNILENIYPKKPAFTFEDCLLLIGEHPEWAKINAHIEQRKCGV
- the pseG gene encoding UDP-2,4-diacetamido-2,4,6-trideoxy-beta-L-altropyranose hydrolase, producing MRIAIRVDSSTTIGTGHLMRCLTLADYLRDKGADVDFISRELPGNMCSYIEEQKYRLHRLPFDKELLQNEYMDEYARWLMVGQDTDADQVLSILLENIGAIDWLIVDHYGLDYRWERQLRAYVSRIMVIDDLANRKHDCDLLLDQNLYENLESRYNNLVSSYCNKLLGLKYALLRPEFIKARNNVQRRNGNINRILIFFGGSDITNETAKALKAIKSLGLSQTAVDVVIGNSNPHRNNIESIIKDMANTGVHCQVKNMAQLMAKADLAIGGGGTTTWERCYLGLPTITILIAENQKAMIRAAGRQGSLWNMDWHSEVTVEMLAEKIKWVLGHPDDVLTVSENALRLMPQHDHSLENNVVSAMLEECHARY
- the pseH gene encoding UDP-4-amino-4,6-dideoxy-N-acetyl-beta-L-altrosamine N-acetyltransferase, coding for MLDINDFNLRKINEQDLETLLRWRNSDRVRTNMYTDHIISMKEHRAWFNRIKDESTALYLIFEHLEHPIGFVYFTQIDITISNCMWGFYLGERNVPNKSGTIMGYMSLNHIFDVNKLQRVNGEVLAFNKPSQKFFQRLGFSEVGRLKNHAMKNDKLTDVVQFSITADEWRRIGRTSVENLFRDTVRR